The Deltaproteobacteria bacterium genome contains the following window.
CCGGAAAAATTTCCTCATAGAGAAAGTTAAACCTCCGGGCAATCTCCCGCGTCAGTTCGACATGCGGGGCCTGATCGATGCCGACCGGAACGGCATGGGCCTTGTACATCATGATATCGGCGGCCTGCAGGACCGGGTACCCTAAAAAGCCGTAGGTGCCGATTTCCTTGCTTTCCAATTCCTGCTGCTGTTCCTTATAGGTCGGATTTCGTTCCAGCCAACTCAGGGGGGTAAGCATGGACAGGATCAAATGAAGCTCGGCATGTTCTTTGATGGTCGATTGCAGAAAAAAAGTGCTGACCTCGGGATCCAGCCCGACGCTGATCCAATCAATGACCATATCCAGGATATATTCATGAATGGCCTGGGGCGCCTTATATTCGGTGGTCAGGGCATGCCAGTCGGCAATAAAGAAAATACATTGATACTCTTTTTGGAGTTCTTTCCAATTCATCAAAGCCCCGTGCAGATTTCCCAGGTGTAATTTTCCGGTAGGGCGCATTCCGCTCAAAATCCGTTTACGTTCCATTAAAAAAACCGTCCTCCTTGTTTTGCTTTTGCTATAGTACTAAACCCTCATGCCACGGGGGGGCACCACGAATCATGAAAATATTTATTAGTGGCTATGGGCTATGGGCGAAGGGCAATAGGTTAAAAGATTTTCCGAATTTTTCTTTTCCTATAGCCTATAGCCTCGTGCCTATAGCCTGAATTTTTCTATATTCGAGTTAAATATACATCGAGGCCCCTAATAACAACTGAATAAAAAAATAAATCAGCGGGGAGATGAGCCAATCCAGGATATGGGTTACTAAGAGTCCAATAACGATCAGAAATCCAAAGGGCTCCAGTTTACTATAGGTATAGGCGGCCTTTACGGGAAGCAAGCCGACCATAACCCGGCCGCCGTCTAAAGGCGGGATGGGGATGAGATTGAATATGGCCAGGGCCACGTTGATCACCACGCCGTAGCGCAGCATCAGGATCAAAGGCTGGAGCAAAAGACTCAATAAGGGCCATTCCCAAAGGGGGGTGGCGGCCATTAAAACCCGATGAACCAAAGAAAAGACCAGAGCCAGGAGCAGATTGGTCACGGCCCCGGCCAGGGCCACCCAAACCATGTCCTTTTTGGGATTCCTGAGATTATGAAAGTTGACCGGGACCGGTTTGGCATATCCGAAAAGAAACGGGGCATGGGATAAAATCAGGATCCCGGGGATCAGGATAGAACCGAAAGGGTCGATATGGGCCATGGGATTGAGGGTCAAACGTCCGGATAACCGGGCCGTGGGATCACCCAATTTATTGGCTACCCAGCCATGGGCCACCTCATGCAAAATGACCCCCAAAAGAAGGGGCAGGGCCATGATGCTGATTTGTTGGATAAATGAACTCATTTTTATAGATTCTTTCCCGTGTTGGTTTAAAAATTGGTCGCCTGTGTTTTTATTACTCTATCCTTAAAATGTTTTATAACATAGGCTATTTCATCCTCATGGGTCAATACTTTTCCATTGAGTCGAGCTTCTAAAAGATCATTCAGGATTGTTTTATAACGAGGACCTGGAGCTATTCCAAGGTTTTTCAAGTCTTCCCCCCCGACGGAAATCTGGATGGATTTCAATTGGGTAAAATAAAGAGAAATGGCTTTCCGGCTGGCTTCCTGGTTGGTCTTGGCCATTAAGAAAAGTAAAACCTCGTTAGGGAGGGACGATAAGAGTTTATACATTTCACTGCGGGATAATTTGGGGTTCTTTTGAAGGGTCATCAGGACCTTTTCCCCTTCCCCTCGACAGAGCATAATGATTTCAAATGCTTTTTTGGATAAACCCAGACGTTGACGCAATTCCGTGAATTGGGTTACCGGCTGGGTCAGGGCCAGGAAATAAACCAGCCATTTTTCATAGGGCTCGTTAAGATAAAGGAGGTCAAACCAAGCCAGAACGGTTCGAATTTCTCCAAAAAGGAGTTCCACTTTTTGAGTGAGGATCAATTCCGGCTGGACGGCCTGCAGGAGTTTTAGATCTACCAGCCTTT
Protein-coding sequences here:
- a CDS encoding site-2 protease family protein — encoded protein: MSSFIQQISIMALPLLLGVILHEVAHGWVANKLGDPTARLSGRLTLNPMAHIDPFGSILIPGILILSHAPFLFGYAKPVPVNFHNLRNPKKDMVWVALAGAVTNLLLALVFSLVHRVLMAATPLWEWPLLSLLLQPLILMLRYGVVINVALAIFNLIPIPPLDGGRVMVGLLPVKAAYTYSKLEPFGFLIVIGLLVTHILDWLISPLIYFFIQLLLGASMYI
- the trpS gene encoding tryptophan--tRNA ligase, giving the protein MERKRILSGMRPTGKLHLGNLHGALMNWKELQKEYQCIFFIADWHALTTEYKAPQAIHEYILDMVIDWISVGLDPEVSTFFLQSTIKEHAELHLILSMLTPLSWLERNPTYKEQQQELESKEIGTYGFLGYPVLQAADIMMYKAHAVPVGIDQAPHVELTREIARRFNFLYEEIFPVPDLLLTETPKLLGLDGRKMSKSYDNAVFLSDSLEEIRRKISQMITDPQRARRTDPGSPEVCNLFPLHKIYSPEERIEEIERECPKAGIGCVDCKKWLIDQVLEAMKPIKEKRDYLTENIQEVRSILEAGNDRARAFAQKTMEEVRQAIGF